The genomic DNA GTCGAAGCGGATCCGCTCGTGCGTGTAGTCGACGATCGCCTGGACCCGTGCCCAGCCTTCCGGGGTGCCGCCGAACAGGGACCACGCGGTCTGCGAGAGCTTGTCGGTGTCGCAGTAGCGCGAGCCCAGGAGGAAGATCAGGACGTCGTCAGGAAGGTCTTGGACGGGGATCTGCCGGGCCTCAGGCACGACCGGGTCCGGCTGGCCCGAATCCTGAACCGTGAAATCGGCCGCGATCGTCAGCTGGCCCGGCGGCGCGACGATGCGGTGGCAGATGTTGTCGAAGACGTCCCGGTACTCGCGCGCCTCGACCGGCGGGTCGAACCGGATCGCCTGCGGGGTCAGCACGTCCCCGGTCCGCGCGGGATGGACGCTCAGCATCAGGATCATCGGCGTCGGCTGCGACAGCGTGAAGGCAATATCGAAACCGGTCCTGATCTTCATCGCGGCCACCTTGCTCTGTCGCCTTCCGCGCGGGGTCGCCACGCACGCTCGTTCCGGGTCCCGGTGCTCGAGGGGACTCAACGCGCCAGGGACGTGTGCGGCCCCTGCACGGTTCGGGCCGCCGGCCCGCCGGCGGGCAGCTCCACCACGTCGACGTCGACGCGCATGCCGAGATCGTCGCTGGCGAGGCCGAAGAAGGAGCCGTGCAGCGGCACCGCCTGCGCGGGGTCGCGGGTCACGGCCACGCGGATCAGGTCGCGATTGCCCACGATGCCGTTGGTCGGGTCGAACTCGACCCAGCCGGCGCCCGGGAGATAGACCTGCAGCCATGCGTGGGTGGAGCCGCCGCCGACGTGGCGCGCACGGTCGTTGCGCGGGTTGTAGAGGTATCCGGAGACGAAGCGGGCGGCCATGCCGAGTGCCCGGACGCCCTCCATCATCAGCACCGCGAAGTCCCGGCACGAGCCGAGCTTGGTGCGCAGGGTCGTCAGCGGGTCCTGCACGCCTTTCTCGGAGCGGGCGAGGTAGGTGAAGTTCGCCCGCACGCTGCGCGTCATCGCGGCGAGCAGCTCCTGCGTCGGGATCCGGCCCTCGGGCGGCAGGAAGCTCCGCGCCCAGGCATCGACCTCGTGCCGCGGGTCCGGCCACTGCCGCTCGATGGATCGGGCGAGGTCCGGCATGTCCTCGGCCCCGTAGCCGAACGGGTAGTGGGTCGCGTGCGGCGCCAGCGGGAAGACCGGCGCGTGCTCCGGTGCGTGGTCGAGGGTGATGCCGCAGTCGAACGTCAGGGTCTCGGCCCGGGTGTCGAAGGTCGCGACCGCCACGCAGTTGCCGAACACGTCGAACAGCCAGCGCAGCGAGGCCGGCTCCGGGGTGATGTCGAGGGTCGCCGCGATCAGCCGCTGGTCGTAGCTGTCGCGCGGCCGGAACATGATCCGGTGCTCGCCGAAGGCGACCGGACGCCGGTACCGGTAGACCGTGCGGTGGCGGACGGAGAGGATCGGCAAGGTCGCAGGCTCCGGGCTCGCGCCGACACGCTCACCGGCGATGCAAGGGCCGGGCCCGTCCGCGCGGAGCGCCTCAGACCACCGGGGGAGCCGGATCGGCCGCGGCGCGCTCCGCCTCGACGAGCACGTCGAGGGGGCGCCAGGGCTTCGCGATGAAGACCGCCTCGGCCGGCAGCTCGGGGCGCGGCAGGCCATGGCCGGAGGTGATCACCAGCCGGGCCCGCGGCCACAGCGTCGCCACGGCGCGCGCCAGCTGAAGGCCGTCCATCTGTCCGGCCAGCCGGACATCGGCGAAGACCAGCGCGACGTCGCCGCCGCGCGCCTGGAGGACCGACAGGGCGGCCTCGGCGCTGTCGCAGCCGACCACGTCGAGCTCGGTCTCTTCCAGGAGGGTTTCGGCCAGGGCGCGGATCTCAGGATCGTCCTCGACGACGAGGGCGAGGCGCGGCGGATCGGCCTCGGGCACCGCGACGTCTGGCCCGCTCCGGGCGGTCTCGTCGTCCTCGCTCTGCCGGACGCGGCGGACCAGGGCGGCGAGGTGCTCCGGCACGCCCTCGGTGACGAGCTTATCGTAGAACGACGCCAGTGTCTGACCGATCTGGTCGAGCGGAATACCCGGTGACAGCGTATCGGTGAGCGGCAGGGGTGCGCTCGTCTGGTGCTTTTTCAAGGACTCCCCCGAAGTCGACTTCCGCGCCGCTCGAGGACTCGGCGCTCACAGGAGGAAAGTCGGCAATCCGCCGCTGGTTGCGCCGGGGGTTCGGAATCCCGCCCGGCGTCACAGGGCCGTTACTGCGTGACGAGGCCGGCGTCGGCGTCGGCATACGCCATGATTCCGGAGACCTGGCGGACGTTCTGATAGCGCGTCCCGCGGGTGCTCATCATCGCCTCGAACTTCTCGTGCACCTGCGCGACCGACAGGCTCAGGGGCTTGCGGTGGCGGCCGCGCCCGACGAAGCGCCCGGCTGCGAAGAAGATCGAGCGGTTGGCGCGGGCGGGACCCGGGAGCAGCGCCGCCGCGGCGGCGGCCGGCTTGTTCACGACGTTGGCGAGGAACTCCTCGGCATCGTCCGGCCCGAGGAAGTGAGCGAGGTAGACCTCGCCGAGGGTCAGCTCGCGGCCGATGCGCAGGGCGATGCGGGCGGCGTCGCGCTTCAGCATCTCGCCGGCCATGAGGGCCGACAGGTACGGGTCGCGGCGCAGTTCCAGCACCCGGGCGCGCTCCGCCGGATCGGTGATCACCGGCCGGTCGTTGGCGTCGGATGTGATCAGCGCGGCCTCCTTCTCCAGCCCGTACTTGGCGCCGAAGTCGCGCACCACGCCGAGCCAGGTCCGCTCGATGAACTGGTAGAGGCCCGTCGCCGAGGAGGTCTTGGCCTGGACCGCCGTGACGAAACTCGATTCCTTGTCGGCCACCGCCATCAGCAGCACCGGATCGGTCTGGACCGCCTGGGCCGCCCGGACGATCGTCTGCACGAGGTGGCGCCGGATCTTCATCGGGCCGAACTCGAGGATGTCGTTCGGGTCGCCGACGGCGCTCTCCGAGAGCAGGAAGTCGTACGACACCCGGTCGACCGTGTTGGAGCCGAGCTCGGTGTCGAGGTCGTGAACCGGGGCGAAGCTGGCGGCTGCGCGCAGCGGCGTCTGCTCGAGCGGGGTGCTGAGGGCGACGGTGTGGATGCGCGGGCGCGGCATCGGGATCTCGGTAGCGGCCTCCGCCACCGACACGGCGGGCGACAGGCCGACCTTGGCGAGGTCCACGCCCGATCCGATCAGCGCGGCGCTGAGGCCGCCCGCGATCATCGAGACGGTGAGCAGCGAGCGGAACAGCGCGGGGCGGCTGCCATGGGCGCGGCCCAGCATGGGCTGTGCGGCGATCACGTCGGCGCGGCCCGAGCCGAAATGGCCCTGCTTACCGGCGATGGTCCTCGGCGATCCGACCGTGCGGCCCTGCATCGTTATCCCGACTCTCCACACGCCGTCGTGGCGCGACGGACTCACCATCGCTTGACAGATGTGGCGACAACACGGCCGTGCTTGTGGCCGAGTTGCGGCGTCCCGAGGAGATTTCGGGGCAGGCCGCCCGTGACTCGCGCGGCATCCCTCCTTAAGAGGGCGCCATGCGGGCGCCGGGCGGATGACGCGCGGCCGCCCTTTCCCGTCCGTCCTGCCAGAGTCAGCCCCGATGAGCGGCGTCAACGAGATCCGGTCGACCTTCCTCGACTACTTCGCCAAGGCGGGCCACGAGGTCGTGCCGTCCTCGAGCCTCGTGCCGAAGAACGACCCGACGCTGATGTTCACGAATGCCGGCATGGTGCAGTTCAAGAACGTCTTCACCGGGATGGAGAAGCGCGCCTACGACCGGGCGACGACGGCGCAGAAATGCGTGCGGGCCGGCGGCAAGCACAACGACCTCGACAATGTCGGGTACACCGCGCGCCATCACACGTTCTTCGAGATGCTCGGCAACTTCTCATTCGGCGACTACTTCAAGGACCGCGCGATCGAGCTGGCCTGGACGCTGATCACCAAGGAGTTCGGCCTCAAGCCCGACAAGCTCCTCGTCACCGTCTACGCCGACGACGACGAGGCCGCAGGCCTGTGGAAGAAGATCGCCGGCTTCTCCGACGACAAGATCATCCGGATCGGGACCTCCGACAATTTCTGGCAGATGGGCGATACCGGCCCGTGCGGCCCCTGCTCGGAGATCTTCATCGACCAGGGCCCGGCGCTGCAGGGCGGCCCGCCCGGCTCGCCGGACGAGGACGGCGACCGCTTCCTCGAGTTCTGGAACCTCGTGTTCATGCAGTACGAGCAGCTGGAGCCGGGCGTCCGGAACCCGCTGCCGCGGCCGTCGATCGACACCGGCATGGGCCTGGAGCGCATGGCGGCGATCCTCCAGGGCGTCCACTCGAACTACGACACCGACCTGTTCCGCGCCCTGATCGACGCCGTGGCCCACGCGGTCTCGCGGGCGCCGGAGCCGGCCACGATGGCGTCCTACCGGGTGATCGCCGACCACCTGCGGGCGTCCTCCTTCCTGGTGGCCGACGGCGTGCTGCCGGGCAACGAGGGCCGCGGCTACGTGCTGCGCCGGATCATGCGCCGGGCCATGCGTCACGCCGAGATCCTGGGAGCCCGCGAGCCGACCATGTTCCGCCTCGTGCCGACCCTCGTGCGCGAGATGGGTCAGGCCTACCCGGAGCTGATGCGGGCCGAGAGCCTGATCGCCGAGACGCTGAAGCTGGAGGAGACCCGCTTCCGCCGCACCCTGGAGCGGGGCCTGTCGATCCTCGACGCCGAGAGCCGCGACCTCCGGGAGGGCGACAAGCTCTCCGGCGAGACCGCCTTCACCCTCTACGACACCTACGGCTTCCCCCTCGACCTGACGCAGGACGCCCTCAAGGCCCGCGGCATCGGCGTGGACACCGACGCCTTCGCCGCCGCGATGCAGCGCCAGAAACAGGCGGCCCGCGAGGCCTGGAAGGGCTCCGGCGAAGCGGCCACCGAGACGGTGTGGTTCGGCCTGCGCGAGCGCGTCGGCGCCACGGAGTTCCTGGGCTACGAGACAGAGAACGCCGAGGGCATCGTCACGGCGCTCCTGCGCGACGGCGCCGAGGTGACCACCCTCGCGGCGGGCCAGACCGGCCTCGTGCTCGTCAACCAGACGCCGTTCTACGGAGAATCGGGCGGCCAGGTCGGCGATACCGGGCTGATCCTGGCTCCGGGCGTGCGGGCGCGGGTCACCGATACCCAGAAGAAGCTCGGCGACGTGTTCGTCCACCACGTCACCGTGGAGGAGGGGACCCTGAGCCTCGACCAGCCGGTCGAGCTCAAGGTCGACAACGTCCGCCGGAAGGCGATCCGGGCCAACCACTCGGCCACCCACCTGCTGCACGAGGCCCTGCGGCAGGTTCTGGGCGACCACGTCGCTCAGAAGGGCTCTCTGGTCAGCCCCGAGCGCCTGCGCTTTGACATCAGCCACCCGAAGCCGATCGAAGCCGACGAACTCGCCCGGGTCGAGGACATCGCCAACGCGGTGCTGCTGCAGAACGCGCCCGTCGTCACGAAGCTGATGGCGGTCGACGACGCGATCGCGTCGGGCGCCCGCGCGCTGTTCGGCGAGAAGTACGGCGACGAGGTGCGGGTGGTCTCGATGGGGCTGCCGGTCGACGGCGAGGCCGCGCAACCGCGCGCCAGGAACTTCTCCGTGGAGCTCTGCGGCGGCACCCACGCCGCGCGCACCGGCGACATCGGGGCGATCACCATCGTGGCGGAGAGCGCGGTGGGCGCGGGCGTGCGCCGGATCGAGGCGCTGACGGCCGACGCGGCGCGCCGTCACCGGGCCGAGGAGGCCCGGACGCTGGCGGCGCTCGCCGGCATCCTCAAGGCGCCGGTCTCTGAGGCGCCCGACCGCCTGACCGCGCTGATGGAGGACCGGCGCCGCCTGGAGCGCGAGCTGGCCGAGACCCGTCGCAAGCTCGCCATGGGCGGCGAGGGCGGCCCGGGCTCGGGCGCGCAGCAGACCGAGATCGGCGGGGTGGCCTTCCGCCGCTCCGTCATCGAGGGGCTCGACATGCGCGACCTCAAGCCGATCGTCGACGAGGAGAAGAAGCGCCTGGGCTCCGGCATCGTGGCGGTGGTCGGCATCGGACCGGACGGCAAGGCCGGGCTGGTGGTCGGCGTCACCGACGACCTGACCGCGCGCTACGACGCGGTCGGGCTGGTCCGGGCCGGCGCCGGGGCGCTCGGCGGGAAGGGCGGCGGCGGCCGCCGCGACATGGCGCAGGCCGGCGGCCCGAACGGGGCCGGGGCCGAGGCCGCCCTCGACGCCGTCGCGCAGGCCCTCACCGAGGCCGCCTGAGGCGCGACGGCCCGCGGAGCGGCCGCAGCGTCACCGGCGCGGCCCGATCGTCTTCCGCCAGACCGGCGCGGTCGCCCCGAGAGGGCCCCGCGCCCGCTCCGGCCCCGGGCGAACACCGCGGCCCCCCTCGCGGGTCCTGCACCGCGCGGGTCACCGGGGGGCAGGCGCCATCACCGGCTGCCGCCGCCACCACCGCCCTGCGGCGCGACCCGCGACGGCTGGTTGGCATTGCCCGCCGCCGCCGAGTTGTTGGAGATCGTGTCCGCCGGCCGGCCGGTGGGCGAGTAGCTCACGGCGGCTTCGTTCCCGGTGGCGTCGATCTGCTGGCTCACCACGCCCGGCGCGCCGGGAGCGGGCGCGACGGGCCGGGCCTCGACCTGGGCGCTGGCCGGAGCGACGGTGGCGAGGGCGAGAAGGGCGGCGAGACATGTCCGGGTCATGAGAATCCTTGCTGATTCCAGACCCTGGCAACCTCGGTCGCGCGCGATCGATCCCGCGATGTTGCGACGCGGCACCGTCTCGCTTCGGCACCGGCCGCGCGCGCTCACTTCACGCGCGTCCAGGTCTGCCGCTTGCAGAACACGCTCATGACGCAGCCGGAGACCTCGAGCGAGTCGGGTCCCGTGAGCTTCAGCGAACCGGAATAGGTCTTGCCGTCATTCGGGTTGTAGAGAGACCCCGAGAAGCCGCCGCCTTCGGGCTGTCGCGCGTCGAGGATCTGGACGCCGACGACGCTGCGGCCGCGCAGGGCCGGATCCGGGTTCTTCGCGTCGAGCCCCTTCCCGGGCGCGCTGATGATCGTGCCGCAGAAGCCGCCGCCGCAGGGCGCGATGCGGACCTTCGAGCTGCCGGTTTCCGTCAGCCACACGCCGGCCGGATCGGCAGCCAGGGCCGGCGCGCACGCCGCGCCCGTCGCGAGCAGGGCCAGTACCGTGCGACGAAACCTCGAACCCATACCTGTTCCTCCCAACCGAGAACGCGGTCGGGTTCTACCGCGATGCCTGCGGCAGCGCACCGCCCAGATACGTCTCGACGACCTCGCAGAACGGCTGCCCGGCCCCGGTCGACAGCACGGCGTCGATCTCGAAGAGCGGATCGTCCGGTCCGGGCACGGCGCTCCGCACCGGCGCGCGTACCTCGACGGTGCTGCGCACCGGGGCGAGGGGGCGCACGACCCGGCCGAAGGGGGTGCGGGTGGTGTCCAGCGTCGCGTTCATCTCCGGCGTGAGCCGGGCCGGCACGTACCAGTTATCCGCCTCGGACAGCACGCGGTCCCCGCAGGCGAGGCGGACGCGGCGGTAGCGCACCGGCTCGTCCGGGCCGATCCCGAGACGGGCGCGCTGCGCGGCCGTCAGGGGCTTGTCGGCCACGGGCACGCGTTCGGCCACGAGGTGCGGGTCTCCGGCGAGCTTGTAGTCGGCACACCAGCTCTCAAGGGCGAAGGTCGCGCTGTGCGCCGCCAGGATGCGGCTGCGTAGCGAGGCGATGAGCGCCTGCGGTCCCTCGGCCGGTGACGGCGCGTCGGCCGGCTTCGGCGCGACGGCGGCATCGCGTGCCCAGCCCGGTGACACGGTCACCGCGACCGATCCCAGCAGCACCGCGAGGGCGAGGGGCGGCACCCGGAGGCCGGGTGCGGGCCCGGTGCGCCGACGGTCCCTGCACGCCGATCGATCCCGCACCCGTGACGGCACAATGCGGACGGCACGGCGGGAAGACTTTCCGGTGTGCCACAGCATCTCGGGCTATATCCTCGCAGCTGAACCACCAGATCTTCGCCAGCTGCCGCAGCGCCGAGGCCCGGCAGAACGCGCCGGCCGGGCCGCTTCCCGGCCGAGCCGGCGACGGAGGGCGAGATCTAGACAACACGCGGCGATCCGTCGAGCCGGCCGCGCGTCGGGACGGCCGAGTTTGGGCCCGTCGACGCGCCTACCGACGGGCCAACGGGGGCAGGTCGGTGCAGAGGCCGAGGCCGGCTTCCGCCGCGAGTCCGATGGTCTCGCCGAGTGTCGGGTGGGGGTGGATCGTCCGGCCGATATCGGTGGCGTCGGCGCCCATCTCGATCGCCAGCGCGACCTCGCCGATCATGTCGCCGGCGCTCGGACCGACGATGGCGCCGCCGACGACGCGCCCGGTCTGCGCGTCGAACAGCAGCTTCGTCAGACCGTAATCGGCGCCGTTGGCGATGGCCCGACCCGAGGCGGCCCAGGGGAAGCGCGCGACCTCCACGGCCCGCCCGGCCGCCTTCGCGGCCGTCTCGGTGAGTCCGGCCCAGGCGATCTCCGGGTCGGTGTAGGCGACCGAGGGGATGACGGCCGCGTCGAACCCGGCCTTGTGGCCGGCGGCCGCCTCGGCGGCGACGTGGCCCTGATGCACCGCCTTGTGGGCGAGCATCGGCTGGCCGACGCAATCGCCGATGGCGAAGATGTGCGGCACGTTCGTGCGCATCTGGGCGTCCACCGGCACGAAGCCGCCGTCCAGCGCCACGCCGGCCGCGTCGAGACCGAGCGTCGCCCCGTTGGGCCGGCGGCCTGCGGCCTGGAGCACGAGGTCGTAGGTTCCGGGCTCGGCCTCACCCGAGAAGGTCACGGCGATCCCGTCCGGTCTCGCCTCGGCGGAGACGACCTCGACCCCCGTCAGGACGCGGTCGAAACGGTGGGCGTTGCGCTTCGTCCAGACGCCGACGAGATCCCGGTCGACGCCCTCGAGAAGGCCGGGCAAGCGCTCGACCACGTCGACCCGCGCGCCGAGCGCGCTGTAGACGGTCGCCATCTCCAGGCCGATGATGCCGCCGCCGATCACGAGGAGCCGACGCGGCACGGCGGGCAGTTCCAGCGCCCCGGTGGAATTCACGATCCGCGGGTCGTCCGGGAGCATCGGCAGGGCCACCGGCGCCGAGCCCGCCGCCACGACGGCGCCCGTGAAGGTGATGTCGCGCGTGCCGCCGTCGTGCAGCGTCACCGAGACCGTGTCGGGCCCGATGAAGCGGGCGGTCCCGCGGACCACCTCGACCTTGCGCTGGCGCGCCATCTGGGCGAGCCCGTCGGTGAGGCGGCGGACAGTGCCGGCCTTGAAGGTCCGCAGCTTCTCCAGATCGACCGTCGGCGCGCCGAAGCTGATCCCGTGCGCGGCCAGCCGGACGGCCTCCTCGGTGACCGCGGCCACGTGCAGCAGCGCTTTCGACGGGATGCAGCCCACGTTGAGGCAGACGCCGCCGAGGGTCGCGTGGCGCTCGACCAGGACCACCCGCTGCCCGAGATCGGCGGCCCGGAAGGCGGCCGAGTAGCCGCCCGGTCCGCCGCCGATCACCAGGAGGTCGCAGCCCGCCTCCGCCCGGGGCTCCGGCGGCGGCGCGGCGGGGCGCGGCGCGGGGACCGGAGCGGTGAGCGGCTCGGCGCGCGCGCCGGGCGCCTCGACCGCGAGGCGGGCGACGAGGGTGCCGGCCGAGACCGTGTCGCCGAGGCCGACCAGCATCTCCACGAGGCGGCCAGCCGCTGGGGAAGGGATGTCCAGCGTCGCCTTGTCGGACTCGACCACCAGTAGGGTCTGGTCCTTGTCGACCGGCTGGCCGGGCGCCACCGGGATCTCGATGACGGGCACGTCGGCGTAGTCCCCGAGATCGGGGACGCGGATGTCGAAGGTCTCGGGCATGGCGGCGGCCGTCACAGGAGGGCGCGGCGCAGGTCCGACAGGACCGACGCCACGTGGCCGAGGAAGCGGGCGGCGGCGACGCCGTCCACGACGCGATGGTCCCAAGAGAGGCTGAGCGGCAGGATCAGGCGCGGCTGGAAGGCTTTGCCGTCCCACACCGCCTCGGTGCGGGAGCGCGCCGCGCCCAGGATGGCGACCTCGGGGGCGTTGATGATCGGGGTGAAGCCGTCGCCGCCGATGCCGCCGAGCGACGAGACCGAGAAGCAGCCGCCCTGCATGTCGGAGCCCGGAAGGGTTCCGGACCTGGCCTTCTCGGCCATCGCGGCCATCTCGGTGGCGATCTCGATGAGGCCCTTGCGGTCGCAGTCGCGCACCACCGGCACCATCAGGCCCTTCGGCGTATCCACCGCGAAGCCGACATGGACGTAGTCCTTCAGGACGAGGTCGCCGCCCTCGAGCGAGGCGTTGAATCGCGGGTAGGCGCGCAGCGCCGAGGCCGCCGCTTTGATCAGGAAGGCGACCATGGTGACCCGGGCAGGCGGCGTGCGCGTCTCCTTGTTCAGGCCGAGCCGGAACGACTCGATCTCGGTGACGTCGGCACGGTCGAAATTGGTCACGTGCGGGATCGTCAGCCAGTTGCGGCTGAGATTCGCCCCCGAGAGGCTCTGGATGCGCGACAACGGTTCGCGCCGGACCGGCCCGTACTTGGCGAAGTCCACCTCCGGCCAGGGCGGTAGGCCGGGGCCGATCCCGGACGCGGCGACGGGCGCCTGGGCCGGCGCACCGAGGGCCGCCTTGACGAAGGCGTGCACGTCCTCGCGCAGGATCCGCCCCTTCGGCCCGGTGGCGGCGACGCGGTCGAGACCCACGCCGAGCTCGCGGGCGAGCTGGCGGACGGACGGGCTGGCATGCACGTCGCCGCGGGTCGCCTGAATCGGCTCCGACGAGGCGCGACCGACTCCGTCTGCCGTCCGGGAGAGGGGCGGGGTGAGGGGGGCGCCGTCTCCGGAATGCCCTGATCTCTCACCCTGTCCCTCTCCCGCACGGGAGAGGGGCGCCGCGCTCCGGTCGGGGGGCGCCGAGGCCGCGACAGCGGGCGATGTGTCGGGCACCGGTGCGGCCCCGCCGCCCTCCGCGGGCTCCACCGTCAGGATCGGCGTTCCCTCCGACACCTTCGACCCCACCGCGACCAGCAACTCGCGCACGATGCCGGCGACCGGGGAGGGGACCTCCATGGTGGCCTTGTCGGACTCGATGCTCAGGATCAGGTCGTCCACCGCGAGACGGTCGCCGGGCTTCACCAGAAGCTCGATGACCGGCACGTCCCGGTAGTCGCCGATATCCGGAAGGGCGATCTGCAGCGCGGCGCTCATGCGGTCGGATGTCCGTAGGTCGGGCGTTCGGAGAAGGGGTGGGACGGGCGGCGCCCCTCGGCGGGGCGCCCGGCCTCAGATCGTCCAGGGCGCGGGCGCGTCCGCCGCGATGCTGTAGCGGCGGATCGCGTCCGCCACCGTCGCACGCGGCACCGTGCCGGCCTCGGCGAGGGCGTGCAGGGCGGCGACGACGACGTGCTGCCGGTCGACCTCGAAGAAGCGGCGGAGCGCGTTGCGGGTGTCGCTCCGCCCGAACCCGTCGGTGCCGAGGGCGACGAATCGCGCGCCGACATAGGAGGCGATCAGCTGCGGGTAGGCCCGGACGTAGTCGCTCGCCGCGACGACGGGCGCCGGGCCCGGCAGCAGCGCCGCCACGTGGCTGACCGGCGCCTCGGCCTCCGGGTTGAGCATCGCCTGCCGCTCGGCCTCGCGGGCATCGCGGGCCAGCTCGCTGAAGCTCGTCACGCTGAACACCTCGGCCGCGACGCCGAAATCCTGCGCGAGCAGCGCCGCCGCCGCGATCACCTCCGGCAGGATCGCTCCGGAGCCGAGGAGGCGCACGGCGGCGCTTCCCGCCTCAGGCCCCGACAGGCGGTACATGCCCTTCAGGATCCCGGCCTCCGCTCCCTGCGGCATGGAGGGCTGGGCGTAGTTCTCGTTCATCGCGGTGAGGTAGTAGAAAGCGTCCTCGCCCTCCTCCATCATCGCCCGGGCCCCCCGGTCGACGATCACCGCCATCTCGTACGCGAAGGCCGGATCGTAGGCCCGGCAGTTCGGGATCGCGGCGGCCTGCATGTGGCTCGATCCGTCCTGATGCTGCAGGCCCTCGCCGCCGAGCGTCGTGCGGCCCGCCGTGGCGCCGATCAGGAAGCCGCGGGCCCGCTGGTCGGCCGCCGCCCAGATCAGGTCGCCGACCCGCTGGAAGCCGAACATCGAGTAGTAGATGTAGAACGGCAGCATCGACAGGCCGTGGACGCTGTAGGACGTGGCCGCCGCGGTCCAGGACGAGATCGCCCCGGCCTCGGTGATGCCCTCCTCCAATAGCTGCCCGTCCCGGGCCTCGCGGTAGTAGAGCATGGAGCCGGCATCCTCCGGCTCGTAGAGCTGCCCCTGCGGCGCGTAAATCCCGACCTGCCGGAACAGGTTGGCCATGCCGAAGGTCCGCGCCTCGTCGGCGACGATCGGCACGATGCG from Methylobacterium radiotolerans JCM 2831 includes the following:
- a CDS encoding transglutaminase-like domain-containing protein, whose translation is MKIRTGFDIAFTLSQPTPMILMLSVHPARTGDVLTPQAIRFDPPVEAREYRDVFDNICHRIVAPPGQLTIAADFTVQDSGQPDPVVPEARQIPVQDLPDDVLIFLLGSRYCDTDKLSQTAWSLFGGTPEGWARVQAIVDYTHERIRFDYQRADATRSAHDAFMQREGVCRDFAHLAISLCRCMNIPARYATGYLGDIGVPKDPAPMDFSAWFEVFLEGPEGPRWYTFDARHNRPRIGRIVMARGRDATDCAISTNFGYAHLARFDVHTDEIP
- the alaS gene encoding alanine--tRNA ligase, with amino-acid sequence MSGVNEIRSTFLDYFAKAGHEVVPSSSLVPKNDPTLMFTNAGMVQFKNVFTGMEKRAYDRATTAQKCVRAGGKHNDLDNVGYTARHHTFFEMLGNFSFGDYFKDRAIELAWTLITKEFGLKPDKLLVTVYADDDEAAGLWKKIAGFSDDKIIRIGTSDNFWQMGDTGPCGPCSEIFIDQGPALQGGPPGSPDEDGDRFLEFWNLVFMQYEQLEPGVRNPLPRPSIDTGMGLERMAAILQGVHSNYDTDLFRALIDAVAHAVSRAPEPATMASYRVIADHLRASSFLVADGVLPGNEGRGYVLRRIMRRAMRHAEILGAREPTMFRLVPTLVREMGQAYPELMRAESLIAETLKLEETRFRRTLERGLSILDAESRDLREGDKLSGETAFTLYDTYGFPLDLTQDALKARGIGVDTDAFAAAMQRQKQAAREAWKGSGEAATETVWFGLRERVGATEFLGYETENAEGIVTALLRDGAEVTTLAAGQTGLVLVNQTPFYGESGGQVGDTGLILAPGVRARVTDTQKKLGDVFVHHVTVEEGTLSLDQPVELKVDNVRRKAIRANHSATHLLHEALRQVLGDHVAQKGSLVSPERLRFDISHPKPIEADELARVEDIANAVLLQNAPVVTKLMAVDDAIASGARALFGEKYGDEVRVVSMGLPVDGEAAQPRARNFSVELCGGTHAARTGDIGAITIVAESAVGAGVRRIEALTADAARRHRAEEARTLAALAGILKAPVSEAPDRLTALMEDRRRLERELAETRRKLAMGGEGGPGSGAQQTEIGGVAFRRSVIEGLDMRDLKPIVDEEKKRLGSGIVAVVGIGPDGKAGLVVGVTDDLTARYDAVGLVRAGAGALGGKGGGGRRDMAQAGGPNGAGAEAALDAVAQALTEAA
- a CDS encoding DUF2147 domain-containing protein, which translates into the protein MGSRFRRTVLALLATGAACAPALAADPAGVWLTETGSSKVRIAPCGGGFCGTIISAPGKGLDAKNPDPALRGRSVVGVQILDARQPEGGGFSGSLYNPNDGKTYSGSLKLTGPDSLEVSGCVMSVFCKRQTWTRVK
- a CDS encoding response regulator, which translates into the protein MKKHQTSAPLPLTDTLSPGIPLDQIGQTLASFYDKLVTEGVPEHLAALVRRVRQSEDDETARSGPDVAVPEADPPRLALVVEDDPEIRALAETLLEETELDVVGCDSAEAALSVLQARGGDVALVFADVRLAGQMDGLQLARAVATLWPRARLVITSGHGLPRPELPAEAVFIAKPWRPLDVLVEAERAAADPAPPVV
- a CDS encoding transglutaminase family protein; translation: MPILSVRHRTVYRYRRPVAFGEHRIMFRPRDSYDQRLIAATLDITPEPASLRWLFDVFGNCVAVATFDTRAETLTFDCGITLDHAPEHAPVFPLAPHATHYPFGYGAEDMPDLARSIERQWPDPRHEVDAWARSFLPPEGRIPTQELLAAMTRSVRANFTYLARSEKGVQDPLTTLRTKLGSCRDFAVLMMEGVRALGMAARFVSGYLYNPRNDRARHVGGGSTHAWLQVYLPGAGWVEFDPTNGIVGNRDLIRVAVTRDPAQAVPLHGSFFGLASDDLGMRVDVDVVELPAGGPAARTVQGPHTSLAR
- a CDS encoding transglycosylase SLT domain-containing protein, producing the protein MQGRTVGSPRTIAGKQGHFGSGRADVIAAQPMLGRAHGSRPALFRSLLTVSMIAGGLSAALIGSGVDLAKVGLSPAVSVAEAATEIPMPRPRIHTVALSTPLEQTPLRAAASFAPVHDLDTELGSNTVDRVSYDFLLSESAVGDPNDILEFGPMKIRRHLVQTIVRAAQAVQTDPVLLMAVADKESSFVTAVQAKTSSATGLYQFIERTWLGVVRDFGAKYGLEKEAALITSDANDRPVITDPAERARVLELRRDPYLSALMAGEMLKRDAARIALRIGRELTLGEVYLAHFLGPDDAEEFLANVVNKPAAAAAALLPGPARANRSIFFAAGRFVGRGRHRKPLSLSVAQVHEKFEAMMSTRGTRYQNVRQVSGIMAYADADAGLVTQ
- the lpdA gene encoding dihydrolipoyl dehydrogenase, translating into MPETFDIRVPDLGDYADVPVIEIPVAPGQPVDKDQTLLVVESDKATLDIPSPAAGRLVEMLVGLGDTVSAGTLVARLAVEAPGARAEPLTAPVPAPRPAAPPPEPRAEAGCDLLVIGGGPGGYSAAFRAADLGQRVVLVERHATLGGVCLNVGCIPSKALLHVAAVTEEAVRLAAHGISFGAPTVDLEKLRTFKAGTVRRLTDGLAQMARQRKVEVVRGTARFIGPDTVSVTLHDGGTRDITFTGAVVAAGSAPVALPMLPDDPRIVNSTGALELPAVPRRLLVIGGGIIGLEMATVYSALGARVDVVERLPGLLEGVDRDLVGVWTKRNAHRFDRVLTGVEVVSAEARPDGIAVTFSGEAEPGTYDLVLQAAGRRPNGATLGLDAAGVALDGGFVPVDAQMRTNVPHIFAIGDCVGQPMLAHKAVHQGHVAAEAAAGHKAGFDAAVIPSVAYTDPEIAWAGLTETAAKAAGRAVEVARFPWAASGRAIANGADYGLTKLLFDAQTGRVVGGAIVGPSAGDMIGEVALAIEMGADATDIGRTIHPHPTLGETIGLAAEAGLGLCTDLPPLARR